The Dokdonella sp. nucleotide sequence TGCTGTTCCCCTCGATCGCGCACCTGCTGCGCGACCGCCTCTTGCCGGTCGACTTCCGCGTCATCGCCATCGGTCGCCAGGACTATTCGGCCGAGCAGTTCCGCCAATGGCTCGGTCCACGCATGCAGGAAATCGCTGCGAAGGAGCTGCGCGGGGGCGACCTCGAACTGCTGCTGCCGCGCGTCGACTACATCTGCGCCGACCTCACCGACCCCACTTCGATCCCGCGCCAGCTGGGCTTCGCGCGTGGCCGCCATTGCGTGAGCTACCTGGCGACTCCGCCCGGCTTGTTCATCGCGATCACCCAGGGCCTCAAGGCGGCCGGCCTGCTCGACACACCGTCGCGACTCGTGCTCGAAAAACCGCTCGGCCACGACCTCGCCTCGGCGCGGGAGATCAACGCGGCGATCCGCGACTGCGTCAGCGAGGACCGCGTATTCCGCATCGACCACTACCTCGGCAAGGCGGCCGTACAGAACCTGCTCGCGCTGCGCTTCGGCAATACCCTGCTCGAGGCAGTGTGGAACCACCAGTGGATCGAGTCGGTCGACATCCTCATTGCCGAGACCGCCGGCGTCGATGGACGTGACGGCTACTACGCGACCTCGGGCGCGTTGCGCGACATGGTGCAGAACCACGTGCTGCAACTGCTCTGCCTGATTGCGATGGAGCCGCCGTCGTCGCTCGGCGCCGACAGCGTGCGCGACGAGAAGCTCAAGGTTCTGCGTGCACTGCGGCCGATGCGCGTCGACGAGGCCGCGCGTGATTCGGTGCGTGGGCGCTACGCCTCTGGCGTGGTCGAGAGCCGTGCCGTGTCGGGCTACGCGCCGCCCGACGGCCAGGACACAGAAACCTTCGTCGCCGTGCGCGCGGAAGTCGATAACTGGCGCTGGTCAGGCGTGCCATTCCGCCTGTGCACCGGCAAGCGCCTGAGCGAACGCGTGACCCAGATCGTCGTCTCGTTCCGGCCGGTCTCGCACTGGTTGTTCGAGAATCCACGACGCGAGCGGGCCGCGCCGAACCGCCTGTTGATCCGCCTGCAGCCCGAGGAGGACATCGAACTCGGCCTGATGAGCAGCCTCGCCGGTTCCGAATGGGGCGCGCTCGAACTGCAGCCGCTGTCGCTCGACCTGTCGATGCCGCGCGGCGGGCAGCGGCGCATCGCCTACGAGCGCCTGCTGCTCGATGCGCTCAACGGCAACACCGCGCTGTTCGTGCGCAGCGACGAAGTCGAGGCGGCTTGGGCCTGGGTCGACAGCATCGTTGCCGCGTGGTCGCAGGCACAACTGCCGGTACTGTCGTATCCGGCTGGCTCGTGGGGACCGGACGAAGCCGCCGATTTCCTGCCCGGTACGC carries:
- the zwf gene encoding glucose-6-phosphate dehydrogenase; the protein is MHDTLLLFGATGDLAVRMLFPSIAHLLRDRLLPVDFRVIAIGRQDYSAEQFRQWLGPRMQEIAAKELRGGDLELLLPRVDYICADLTDPTSIPRQLGFARGRHCVSYLATPPGLFIAITQGLKAAGLLDTPSRLVLEKPLGHDLASAREINAAIRDCVSEDRVFRIDHYLGKAAVQNLLALRFGNTLLEAVWNHQWIESVDILIAETAGVDGRDGYYATSGALRDMVQNHVLQLLCLIAMEPPSSLGADSVRDEKLKVLRALRPMRVDEAARDSVRGRYASGVVESRAVSGYAPPDGQDTETFVAVRAEVDNWRWSGVPFRLCTGKRLSERVTQIVVSFRPVSHWLFENPRRERAAPNRLLIRLQPEEDIELGLMSSLAGSEWGALELQPLSLDLSMPRGGQRRIAYERLLLDALNGNTALFVRSDEVEAAWAWVDSIVAAWSQAQLPVLSYPAGSWGPDEAADFLPGTLTAPCRTDRSRR